A region from the Brachyspira hampsonii genome encodes:
- the ppdK gene encoding pyruvate, phosphate dikinase: MASKKMVYFFGNGKSEGAKETKALLGGKGLGLAQMTESKVPVPAGFTITTEVCDYYSKNKSYPKGLEKIVDENIKKLEKAMGMQFGNPKQPLLVSVRSGAAISMPGMMDTILNLGINEKVVEGLVEKTNNPRFAWDAYRRFIQMFGDVAMGVDHDKFEEILDERKRDIAPKVGKAEKDVKDTDLDVEDLKVVVEKYKAMYKEDKGEEFPEDPKVQLWHAINAVFRSWNNPRAEAYRKLNDIRGLLGTAVNVQAMVFGNMGNTSATGVCFSRNPSTGENKFYGEFLINAQGEDVVAGIRTPQEITLEGSLEWAKNNSISEEERKSKYPSLEEVMPNVYKQLVSYKNQLEKYYSDMQDMEFTIQEGKLYMLQTRNGKRTAAAAVRIAVELAEAKIISKEEAIMRVNPSDLDQLLHPMFDPAAKKGAKVLAKGLNASPGAAVGKVVFAADRAEAMKEAGEQVVLVRIETSPEDIKGMNAAEGILTARGGSTSHAAVVARGMGKCCVAGCSALEIDYANKCMKVGDDIINEGDYISIDGSTGEVMLGQVATKDSEMSEDFKKLMQWADDIRIKNKFEVHTNADTPNDAQIARKFGAEGIGLCRTEHMFFNADRIKSVRQLILVAEEVKQLKEKLEAAEKIGDKKTIEELEPLYREPRKLYDEALDNILPMQREDFIGIFTAMNGYPVTIRLLDPPLHEFIPHEDSQLQELSSEMNVPFDKLKAIRDSLHEFNPMLGHRGCRLGITYPEIYDMQARAILEAAVKVKKNGVDVHPEIMIPLVGTLKELKIIKDRIIKIADEVFEKEGSKVDYKVGTMIEVPRAALVADKIATEAEFFSFGTNDLTQMGGGFSRDDAGKFLKDYVNKEIYEKDPFQSLDQEGIGELLRIGVTKGRAANKKLIVGICGEHGGDPATVMFCYSIGLNYVSCSPYRVPIARLAAAQGIISYKPAKKAAAKKPAAKKADSKKTTVKKTDSKTASAKKTASKVTASKKTAAKKTPAKKTSGRKK; this comes from the coding sequence ATGGCATCAAAAAAGATGGTTTACTTCTTTGGTAATGGTAAATCTGAAGGCGCTAAAGAAACAAAAGCTCTTTTAGGCGGAAAAGGTTTAGGACTTGCACAAATGACAGAAAGTAAAGTACCTGTACCTGCTGGTTTTACAATTACTACAGAAGTTTGTGATTACTATTCAAAAAATAAGTCATATCCTAAAGGCTTAGAAAAAATAGTTGATGAAAACATCAAGAAGCTGGAAAAAGCAATGGGTATGCAGTTCGGAAATCCAAAACAGCCGCTTTTGGTTTCAGTTCGCTCAGGAGCTGCTATATCTATGCCTGGTATGATGGATACTATACTTAATCTAGGTATTAATGAAAAAGTAGTAGAAGGTCTTGTAGAAAAAACTAATAATCCTAGATTTGCTTGGGATGCTTATAGAAGATTTATACAGATGTTCGGTGATGTTGCTATGGGTGTTGATCATGATAAGTTTGAAGAGATATTAGATGAGAGAAAAAGAGATATAGCACCTAAAGTTGGAAAAGCTGAAAAAGATGTTAAAGATACAGATTTAGATGTTGAAGATTTAAAAGTAGTAGTAGAAAAATATAAAGCTATGTATAAAGAGGATAAAGGAGAAGAATTCCCAGAAGATCCTAAAGTGCAATTATGGCATGCTATTAATGCAGTATTTAGGAGTTGGAATAACCCTAGAGCTGAAGCATACAGAAAATTAAATGACATAAGAGGTCTTTTAGGTACTGCTGTAAATGTACAGGCTATGGTATTTGGTAATATGGGAAATACTTCCGCTACAGGCGTATGTTTCTCTCGTAATCCTTCTACAGGTGAAAATAAATTCTATGGTGAGTTCTTAATCAATGCTCAAGGTGAAGATGTTGTTGCAGGTATTAGAACTCCTCAGGAAATTACATTGGAAGGCAGTTTAGAATGGGCTAAAAATAACTCAATAAGCGAAGAAGAAAGAAAATCTAAGTATCCTTCTCTTGAAGAAGTTATGCCTAATGTATACAAACAATTAGTAAGCTATAAAAATCAATTAGAAAAATATTACAGTGATATGCAGGATATGGAATTTACTATTCAGGAAGGCAAGCTTTATATGCTTCAAACTCGTAATGGTAAAAGAACTGCTGCTGCTGCTGTAAGAATAGCGGTTGAACTTGCTGAGGCTAAAATAATATCTAAAGAAGAAGCTATAATGAGAGTAAATCCTTCTGATTTGGATCAATTGCTTCACCCAATGTTCGATCCTGCTGCTAAGAAAGGTGCCAAAGTTCTTGCTAAAGGCTTAAATGCTTCTCCTGGTGCTGCTGTTGGTAAAGTAGTATTTGCTGCTGACAGAGCTGAAGCTATGAAAGAAGCAGGAGAACAGGTTGTACTTGTTCGTATAGAAACTAGCCCTGAAGATATTAAGGGAATGAATGCTGCTGAAGGTATATTAACTGCTAGAGGCGGTTCTACTTCACATGCTGCTGTTGTTGCACGCGGTATGGGTAAATGCTGTGTTGCAGGCTGCAGTGCTTTGGAAATAGACTACGCTAATAAATGTATGAAAGTAGGTGATGATATAATTAATGAAGGCGATTATATTTCTATAGATGGTTCTACAGGCGAAGTTATGTTAGGACAGGTTGCTACTAAAGATTCAGAAATGTCAGAGGACTTCAAAAAACTTATGCAATGGGCTGATGACATAAGAATAAAAAATAAATTTGAAGTTCATACTAATGCTGATACTCCTAATGATGCACAAATTGCTAGAAAATTCGGTGCTGAAGGTATCGGACTTTGCAGAACTGAGCATATGTTCTTCAATGCTGACAGAATTAAGAGTGTAAGACAGCTTATACTTGTTGCAGAAGAAGTTAAGCAGTTAAAAGAAAAATTAGAAGCTGCTGAAAAAATTGGCGATAAGAAAACTATAGAAGAACTTGAGCCTTTATACAGAGAGCCTAGAAAACTTTATGATGAGGCTTTAGATAATATTCTTCCTATGCAAAGAGAAGACTTTATCGGAATATTTACCGCTATGAATGGATATCCTGTAACAATAAGACTTCTTGATCCGCCTTTGCATGAATTCATTCCTCATGAAGATTCTCAATTGCAGGAGCTTTCTAGTGAAATGAATGTTCCTTTTGATAAACTTAAAGCCATAAGAGATTCTTTACATGAATTTAACCCTATGCTTGGACATAGAGGCTGTCGTCTTGGTATTACTTATCCTGAAATCTATGATATGCAGGCTAGGGCTATTCTTGAAGCTGCTGTAAAAGTTAAGAAAAATGGCGTAGATGTTCATCCTGAAATAATGATTCCTCTTGTAGGTACTTTAAAAGAATTAAAAATCATTAAAGACAGAATCATTAAAATAGCAGATGAAGTATTTGAAAAAGAAGGTTCTAAAGTTGATTATAAAGTTGGTACTATGATAGAAGTTCCTAGAGCTGCCTTAGTTGCTGATAAAATAGCTACAGAAGCAGAGTTCTTCTCATTCGGTACTAATGACTTAACTCAAATGGGAGGCGGTTTCTCAAGAGATGATGCCGGTAAATTCTTAAAAGACTATGTTAATAAAGAAATATACGAAAAAGATCCTTTCCAATCATTGGATCAGGAAGGTATAGGAGAGCTTTTGAGAATTGGTGTTACTAAAGGAAGAGCTGCTAATAAAAAACTTATTGTTGGTATATGCGGTGAACATGGAGGAGATCCTGCTACAGTTATGTTCTGTTATAGTATAGGTCTTAACTATGTAAGCTGTTCGCCTTATAGAGTTCCTATAGCTAGACTTGCTGCTGCTCAGGGAATAATAAGCTATAAACCAGCTAAAAAAGCTGCTGCTAAGAAACCAGCTGCTAAAAAAGCAGATAGTAAAAAAACAACTGTGAAAAAAACAGATAGTAAAACTGCATCTGCTAAAAAAACAGCTTCTAAAGTAACAGCTTCTAAAAAAACTGCAGCTAAAAAAACACCTGCTAAGAAAACTTCAGGAAGAAAAAAATAA